In a genomic window of Pedobacter sp. KBS0701:
- a CDS encoding TlpA disulfide reductase family protein, producing the protein MKLKIGHLLLLILLTVFLGQAKAVTMPVTINGTVKGLPDGTRIDLFPGATHANEQPVATAVISNGNFLLQATIATEPRLYYLRTAGISGQTSLVLQPGKIVVTATATLSGGAENKYYKFTDVVVKGSEANDQYMKKIAPKNELNALFLANQEANKEVMTRRNQAYAAKDTALVKSIMQTPAWKKAMADESGFFKQAQTNMRKIVTDNKDSFWGPLLALDVYSYFTPEDKSMYAELSPAAQKSYYGKILGELINPLGFKGQQAPLLNAKNEDGQPAEIGALKKGHQYVLVDFWASWCVPCRKSIPGLKKVYEAYKDKGLQIVSISIDKKEADWLKAQQEEKLPWPSFLDHGATANAWKVQAIPAMFLLDGQGKVVLENMSMEEVITKLKTL; encoded by the coding sequence ATGAAACTGAAAATTGGGCATTTACTGCTCCTCATACTCTTAACCGTCTTCCTGGGACAGGCGAAAGCGGTCACCATGCCGGTTACCATCAACGGTACGGTTAAAGGCTTGCCTGATGGCACACGTATCGATCTTTTTCCGGGGGCTACACATGCAAATGAGCAGCCTGTGGCTACCGCTGTAATCAGTAACGGTAATTTTCTGCTCCAAGCAACAATTGCTACAGAACCAAGGCTGTATTATTTGCGGACTGCAGGCATCAGCGGGCAAACCTCATTAGTCCTTCAGCCCGGAAAGATTGTTGTTACCGCCACAGCTACCCTGTCGGGCGGGGCAGAAAACAAATACTATAAGTTTACTGATGTGGTGGTAAAAGGGAGCGAAGCAAATGACCAGTATATGAAAAAAATTGCGCCCAAGAATGAACTCAATGCACTTTTTCTTGCAAATCAGGAAGCCAATAAAGAGGTGATGACCAGGAGAAACCAGGCATACGCTGCGAAAGATACCGCATTGGTTAAATCGATCATGCAGACTCCCGCCTGGAAAAAAGCAATGGCTGATGAATCAGGGTTCTTTAAACAGGCGCAGACAAATATGCGCAAAATTGTGACCGACAATAAAGATTCTTTCTGGGGGCCGCTTTTGGCACTTGATGTCTACAGTTATTTCACTCCGGAAGACAAAAGTATGTATGCAGAGCTGTCGCCTGCTGCACAGAAAAGTTACTACGGTAAGATCCTGGGCGAGCTGATTAATCCCCTGGGGTTTAAAGGCCAGCAGGCACCTTTGCTGAACGCGAAAAATGAGGACGGGCAGCCTGCGGAAATAGGAGCATTAAAAAAAGGACATCAATATGTGCTGGTCGATTTTTGGGCCTCCTGGTGTGTACCATGCCGTAAATCTATTCCCGGTCTGAAAAAAGTGTATGAAGCGTATAAAGATAAAGGCTTGCAGATTGTTAGTATTTCGATTGATAAAAAAGAGGCCGACTGGTTAAAGGCACAGCAGGAAGAAAAACTGCCATGGCCAAGTTTCCTGGATCATGGTGCAACGGCCAATGCCTGGAAAGTACAGGCGATACCTGCCATGTTCCTGTTAGACGGGCAGGGGAAAGTTGTACTGGAAAATATGAGCATGGAAGAAGTAATCACCAAGTTAAAAACATTATAA
- a CDS encoding TlpA disulfide reductase family protein gives MNILFKRILSIVPVALACYGGPLLAQNGKYVVTGNLPAVKDKIYLGHDVGDKYVIADSANVINGTFMFKGMVKKPGFYKLESKGLKNPVLFIMENSAINVTKPDSLSQVVINGSAAQDVWMGFYKGPWKTITAKAGDIYRRLDQAEKAGKKDTATRAGFDREFRALDTMNIATVKQYILKNPASAGSAAVIYDRFISYPNFPVAEAFFGLLTKEAQQSEIGEQIITALKTNAKTAKGKVAPAIAMPDKDGKIVKLSDFKGKYVLVDFWASWCGPCRRENPNVVAAYKKYHDKGFEILGVSLDSKKEAWLKAIAADGLTWTHVSDLQAWSNAAVKAYGVKSVPASFLLDPEGKVVGKDLRGEELNKTLAGIFK, from the coding sequence ATGAACATTTTATTTAAGAGAATATTAAGCATAGTACCCGTGGCACTGGCATGTTATGGAGGCCCGCTATTGGCCCAGAATGGAAAGTATGTGGTGACCGGTAATCTTCCTGCCGTTAAAGATAAGATCTACCTTGGTCACGACGTTGGGGATAAATATGTAATTGCAGATTCAGCCAATGTTATTAATGGTACCTTTATGTTTAAAGGAATGGTCAAAAAACCAGGATTTTATAAATTGGAAAGTAAGGGCCTGAAAAATCCAGTACTTTTTATAATGGAGAATTCGGCTATCAATGTGACCAAACCTGATAGTTTATCTCAGGTGGTCATCAATGGATCTGCTGCACAGGATGTATGGATGGGCTTTTACAAAGGCCCCTGGAAAACAATCACTGCCAAAGCAGGAGATATTTACAGGCGGCTTGATCAGGCGGAGAAAGCCGGCAAAAAAGATACGGCTACCCGTGCAGGTTTCGACCGGGAATTCAGGGCTCTGGATACGATGAACATTGCAACTGTAAAGCAGTACATCCTCAAAAATCCTGCTTCGGCCGGATCTGCAGCAGTCATTTATGATCGTTTTATCAGTTATCCGAATTTTCCGGTGGCCGAAGCGTTCTTTGGGCTGCTCACTAAAGAAGCACAGCAATCGGAAATTGGCGAACAAATCATCACCGCGTTAAAAACCAATGCGAAAACCGCCAAAGGGAAAGTTGCCCCTGCCATTGCGATGCCTGATAAGGATGGTAAGATTGTGAAGTTGTCTGATTTTAAAGGTAAATATGTACTGGTTGATTTCTGGGCAAGCTGGTGCGGACCCTGCAGGAGAGAAAACCCCAATGTAGTTGCCGCTTACAAAAAATACCATGATAAAGGCTTTGAAATTTTGGGTGTATCCCTGGATTCAAAAAAAGAAGCATGGTTAAAAGCCATCGCAGCTGATGGGCTCACCTGGACGCATGTGTCGGATCTGCAAGCCTGGTCGAACGCTGCGGTAAAAGCTTATGGCGTAAAATCTGTGCCGGCAAGCTTTCTGCTTGATCCGGAAGGTAAGGTAGTAGGTAAAGATTTAAGAGGAGAGGAACTGAACAAAACCCTGGCAGGCATCTTCAAATAG
- a CDS encoding VOC family protein: MATQIFVNLAVNDLNRSVEFFTKLGYTFNPQFTDEKATCMIISETIYVMLLTRTFFQTFTEKEIIDAHKAIETSIAISAESKDAVNEMVDKAVAAGATIPNPATDYGFMYQHSFDDLDGHHWEYVWMDPNGMPEQQG, from the coding sequence ATGGCAACTCAAATTTTTGTAAACCTGGCTGTTAACGATCTTAACAGATCTGTAGAATTTTTCACCAAACTAGGTTATACTTTTAACCCACAATTTACCGATGAAAAAGCAACCTGTATGATTATAAGCGAAACGATTTACGTGATGCTGCTTACCAGAACCTTTTTTCAAACCTTTACAGAAAAAGAAATTATAGATGCCCACAAAGCTATAGAAACCTCCATTGCAATATCGGCTGAAAGTAAGGATGCAGTTAACGAAATGGTAGATAAAGCGGTAGCTGCAGGCGCCACTATACCTAATCCGGCTACTGATTACGGCTTTATGTACCAGCATAGCTTTGATGATCTTGATGGTCACCATTGGGAATATGTATGGATGGACCCGAACGGCATGCCTGAACAGCAGGGCTAA
- a CDS encoding sensor histidine kinase — protein sequence MVKKPYISLYWKCQLIGWSVAALYWTFQGWSASGNFRFDLAVVQFVSDVVIYILITHLYRNFANKNRWQNLSLEKLIWRMLIVIPAMGIFYLLVTIGKLYLVRLLFLSHPPQSFTDFFSVHATGIFVAGIRLMAIWLLAYHLYHYAKREIRLSVENARLELSFKQSQLDNLSAQLNPHFLFNALNNIKSLVYTRPDAAGRAIDLLSELLRSGLYKGSAMLIRLNEEVELVRDYLELEGLRMEERLTYDLDMDMDISLSGLMVPRLCIQTLVENAVKHGVALEKQGGKIEVIINEHEGFVNIRVLNPGKLEQDKTTTGIGLRNLKERLDLNYDHSASFSLYEIDQKICSEIKIPIR from the coding sequence TTGGTAAAGAAACCCTACATATCGCTTTATTGGAAATGCCAGCTAATTGGTTGGTCGGTAGCGGCTTTGTATTGGACATTCCAAGGTTGGTCTGCTTCAGGTAATTTTAGATTCGATCTGGCTGTTGTGCAGTTTGTTTCGGATGTGGTAATATACATTTTGATTACCCATTTATACCGTAATTTTGCAAACAAAAACCGTTGGCAGAATCTTTCACTCGAGAAACTGATCTGGCGAATGTTAATTGTTATTCCGGCGATGGGTATTTTTTATCTGCTGGTTACCATTGGTAAGTTATACCTGGTGAGGCTGTTATTTCTGAGCCATCCACCCCAGTCGTTTACCGATTTTTTTAGTGTACATGCTACTGGTATTTTCGTTGCTGGCATCCGCTTAATGGCTATATGGCTTTTGGCCTATCATCTTTACCATTACGCAAAAAGAGAAATCAGGTTATCGGTAGAAAATGCCAGACTGGAGCTTAGTTTTAAGCAATCGCAGTTGGACAATCTTTCTGCTCAGTTAAACCCCCATTTTCTATTCAATGCACTCAATAATATAAAATCTTTGGTATACACCCGCCCCGATGCTGCAGGTAGGGCAATTGATCTGTTAAGCGAACTGTTACGCAGCGGATTATATAAGGGTAGTGCCATGCTCATTAGGTTAAATGAAGAAGTAGAGCTGGTTAGAGATTACCTGGAGCTTGAAGGTTTGAGAATGGAAGAAAGATTAACTTACGATTTGGATATGGATATGGATATTTCGCTTTCCGGGTTGATGGTGCCACGTCTTTGTATTCAAACATTGGTCGAAAATGCGGTAAAACATGGAGTTGCCTTAGAAAAGCAAGGTGGAAAGATTGAAGTAATAATTAATGAACATGAAGGATTTGTTAATATCCGTGTTTTAAATCCCGGCAAATTGGAACAGGATAAAACAACTACTGGAATCGGACTTCGTAACCTGAAAGAAAGGCTCGATCTCAATTACGACCACTCTGCATCTTTCAGCCTGTATGAAATAGATCAAAAGATTTGTTCCGAAATTAAAATTCCGATCAGATGA
- a CDS encoding LytTR family DNA-binding domain-containing protein, which yields MRNIKTLIIDDERGARQELMRMLKSYPQIRVLGEAANADEAEQLIGLLKPELIFLDIQMPGRSGFDLLENLVYLPQVIFVTAFDSYAVQAFEVSAMDYLMKPVRDERFKSAIDKAIEKISIDDGTAIFVKGKGKYHLIKWKDVHLIESVENYARLFFGKEQVLLKTSLNKLEENPDCERFFRASRSILFNLDYISSIRKDDEGMFVELKTGNLIRISERRAVKLRSLIKT from the coding sequence ATGAGAAACATTAAGACGCTAATCATCGACGATGAACGTGGGGCAAGGCAGGAGCTGATGAGGATGTTAAAAAGCTATCCGCAGATTAGAGTATTGGGTGAGGCTGCGAATGCTGATGAAGCCGAACAGCTTATTGGACTTTTAAAACCCGAGCTGATTTTTCTGGATATACAGATGCCTGGTCGTTCGGGTTTCGATCTGTTAGAAAATCTGGTATATCTGCCACAGGTGATTTTTGTAACGGCTTTCGACAGTTATGCTGTGCAGGCTTTTGAAGTAAGCGCTATGGATTACCTGATGAAACCTGTACGTGATGAACGCTTTAAAAGTGCAATTGATAAAGCCATAGAAAAGATCAGTATAGATGATGGAACAGCTATTTTTGTGAAAGGAAAGGGCAAATATCATCTCATAAAGTGGAAAGACGTGCATTTGATCGAGTCGGTAGAGAATTATGCGCGACTCTTTTTCGGCAAGGAGCAGGTATTGCTCAAAACCTCCTTAAACAAACTCGAAGAAAACCCCGATTGTGAAAGGTTTTTTAGAGCCAGCAGAAGTATATTATTTAACCTCGACTACATCAGTTCAATAAGAAAAGATGATGAGGGGATGTTTGTAGAGCTTAAGACGGGAAATTTAATCAGGATATCAGAACGGAGGGCTGTTAAATTAAGGAGCCTCATTAAAACATAA
- a CDS encoding CocE/NonD family hydrolase, with translation MKINLVKLGVAVLCLIMGIETFAQQKLTLPDSNNYIINDSVMIKTKYGISLSAVVVRKKGVQQKLPAALFYFIYSNTNRSLVEAKYAADHGYVGIVADARGKRLSPDIPVPYEYETKDVNAVIDWIIQQSWSNGRVGMYGGSYSGFAQWAAAKYLHPALKTIVPYVAAIPGLGLPMENNVFLAANYQWAFYITNNKYTDDAVNKDNARWRRMRNNWWESGAAYNKIDSIDGTPNPLLQKWLNHPDYDAYWQSMVPYGKDFKHINIPVLSITGYYDDGQISALEYLREHYKYNPSAEHYLIIGPYDHFGSQIGGVARLRDYEVDSIALINTREITFQWLDYILKGGKKPALLKDKINYEVMSASKWKHVSSLAKMEDYHIRFYLDSAENGLMLSEQKPAKEIFMHQHIDLADRNEFYNDYYPDPIIKKEIDRSNGLFFITKPFNQAISVSGAPEGQLKAIINKKDMDVGLVLYEVTPSGEYFQLSYYLGRASYAHDMSKRKLLRPGKLETIPFYRSRVFSKQLQKGSRLLLVLNINKNPFAQINYGTGKDVSKETVKDAGTPLKIKWSTQSFIELGLSVDAKFYLDKYNR, from the coding sequence ATGAAAATAAACTTAGTAAAACTGGGTGTGGCTGTGCTATGCCTCATAATGGGCATAGAAACTTTTGCACAACAAAAACTAACCTTACCCGATAGCAATAATTACATCATTAACGATAGTGTGATGATTAAAACAAAATACGGCATTAGTTTATCTGCCGTAGTGGTGAGGAAAAAAGGTGTGCAGCAGAAATTGCCAGCCGCATTGTTCTATTTTATCTACTCCAATACCAATAGAAGTTTGGTGGAAGCCAAATATGCAGCCGATCATGGTTATGTTGGTATTGTTGCCGATGCAAGAGGAAAACGGCTCAGCCCCGATATACCGGTGCCTTACGAATATGAAACCAAAGATGTAAATGCGGTTATTGATTGGATCATCCAACAATCATGGAGTAATGGTAGGGTAGGGATGTATGGTGGAAGTTATTCAGGCTTTGCGCAATGGGCAGCGGCCAAATACCTGCATCCGGCACTTAAAACCATTGTACCCTATGTAGCGGCTATTCCAGGGCTTGGCTTGCCCATGGAAAATAATGTTTTTTTAGCAGCCAATTATCAGTGGGCATTTTACATCACCAATAACAAATACACGGATGATGCTGTGAATAAAGATAATGCCCGTTGGCGCAGGATGCGGAATAACTGGTGGGAAAGTGGGGCCGCTTACAATAAGATCGACAGCATTGATGGCACACCAAATCCATTGTTGCAGAAATGGCTTAATCACCCCGATTACGATGCCTACTGGCAGTCGATGGTGCCTTATGGTAAAGATTTTAAACACATTAATATTCCAGTGCTCAGTATTACTGGTTATTACGACGATGGGCAAATTTCAGCATTAGAGTACCTCCGCGAACATTACAAGTATAATCCATCAGCCGAACATTATTTAATTATAGGCCCTTATGATCATTTTGGATCGCAGATAGGTGGAGTAGCCAGGCTGAGAGATTATGAGGTAGACTCAATAGCACTGATCAATACCCGCGAAATCACTTTCCAATGGCTTGATTATATTCTTAAGGGCGGAAAGAAACCTGCACTGTTAAAAGATAAGATCAATTATGAGGTAATGAGCGCAAGTAAGTGGAAGCATGTTTCTTCATTGGCAAAGATGGAGGATTACCACATCCGCTTTTATCTGGACAGTGCGGAAAACGGGCTGATGCTATCGGAGCAAAAGCCAGCCAAAGAAATTTTCATGCACCAGCACATTGATCTGGCCGATAGAAACGAGTTCTACAACGATTATTATCCTGATCCGATCATCAAAAAAGAAATCGACAGATCCAATGGACTGTTTTTTATCACGAAGCCATTTAATCAAGCCATTTCGGTATCAGGTGCACCAGAGGGACAGCTTAAAGCCATCATCAACAAAAAGGATATGGATGTAGGCCTGGTCCTGTATGAAGTTACTCCCTCTGGCGAATATTTCCAGCTTTCTTATTATTTAGGAAGAGCAAGCTATGCACACGACATGAGTAAAAGGAAATTACTCAGGCCTGGCAAATTAGAAACCATACCTTTTTATAGGTCGAGGGTTTTTAGTAAGCAGCTTCAAAAAGGTAGCAGGTTACTTTTGGTGCTCAATATTAATAAAAATCCTTTTGCGCAGATCAATTATGGAACGGGTAAGGATGTGAGTAAAGAAACTGTAAAAGATGCAGGTACTCCACTCAAAATTAAATGGTCTACACAGAGTTTTATTGAGTTAGGTTTGTCGGTTGATGCAAAATTTTATTTAGATAAATACAACCGCTAA
- a CDS encoding AraC family transcriptional regulator, with protein sequence MMKRYVQFQPIVISEFEVSKWQHPVHRHNHYELIYIKNGSGHHIINEIPIVYKGGNLFLIGPDDDHRFEIDEKTHFIYIKFTDIYIHQKEIGSTGLQYLEYLIKSRETHFLSFNFTENDHLIVEKIIALILSLNINMLQNEALIWTQILMLSTIMQRNMPEIKSSAQRSKDIQAIFCYLHKYIYQPKNLKANVMATHFNLSEDYIGPYFKRNTGITLRQYIHNYRQHLIQQRIESGRFGLKQIAVEFGLVDESHVSKLLRKV encoded by the coding sequence ATGATGAAGCGATACGTCCAATTTCAACCAATTGTTATTTCAGAATTTGAAGTAAGCAAATGGCAGCACCCTGTACACCGGCACAATCATTACGAACTCATATACATTAAAAATGGATCTGGCCATCATATCATTAACGAAATCCCAATTGTTTACAAAGGAGGGAATCTCTTCTTAATTGGTCCGGATGATGACCATCGTTTTGAAATTGATGAAAAAACACATTTCATTTACATCAAGTTTACTGATATATACATCCATCAAAAAGAGATTGGTTCAACAGGCTTACAGTACTTAGAATACCTGATCAAAAGCCGGGAAACGCATTTTCTAAGTTTTAACTTTACGGAAAACGATCATCTGATTGTTGAAAAAATCATTGCGCTCATCCTGTCACTCAACATAAACATGTTGCAAAATGAAGCTTTAATCTGGACACAGATCTTAATGCTTTCCACTATTATGCAACGCAATATGCCCGAAATTAAAAGCAGCGCACAACGATCAAAAGACATTCAAGCCATTTTCTGTTACCTGCACAAATATATTTACCAGCCTAAAAATTTAAAGGCGAATGTAATGGCAACACATTTTAATCTTTCAGAAGACTATATAGGACCATATTTTAAAAGAAATACAGGGATAACCTTACGCCAGTATATCCACAATTATCGTCAGCATTTAATTCAACAGCGAATAGAAAGCGGAAGATTTGGATTGAAACAAATTGCCGTAGAATTTGGCCTTGTTGATGAAAGCCACGTGAGTAAACTGTTGCGAAAAGTCTGA
- a CDS encoding SDR family oxidoreductase has protein sequence MNNSKTALVVGSNGVIGSNLISHLENLGDWDIIGLSRRGGLDTDKTRYISVNLLDPEDSKKQLSPLTMVTHIFYAAYQDKPTWVELVAPNLAMLVNVVNAIEGIAKDLQHISLMQGYKVYGAHYGPFKTPAKESDGGHMPPEFNVNQQQFLEAQQKGKKWNWSSLRPSVVAGTALGNPMNLVSVIAVYASISKELGLPLRFPGKLGAYDKLLDITDAGLLAKATVWAATSPACANQAFNITNGDLVRWNDLWPKIAAYFKMDAAPPLQMPLQTVMADKSALWTQMQEKHNLAKHSYEDVSSWAFGDFVFSWDYDFFSDGTKARRLGFHEYVDTKKMFFNLFDELKRKKVIPN, from the coding sequence ATGAATAACAGTAAAACAGCATTAGTTGTGGGTTCAAATGGCGTAATTGGCAGTAATTTAATCAGCCATTTAGAAAATCTTGGCGATTGGGATATTATCGGTTTATCGCGTCGGGGTGGGCTCGATACGGATAAAACCAGGTACATTTCTGTAAACCTGCTCGACCCAGAGGACAGTAAGAAACAATTGAGCCCTTTAACTATGGTAACACATATTTTTTATGCCGCTTATCAAGATAAACCTACATGGGTGGAGCTGGTTGCGCCTAATTTGGCGATGCTTGTAAACGTGGTTAATGCCATTGAAGGTATTGCAAAAGACTTACAGCACATCAGTTTAATGCAAGGCTATAAAGTATACGGGGCGCATTACGGTCCTTTTAAAACACCGGCAAAAGAAAGCGACGGTGGACACATGCCTCCGGAATTTAATGTAAATCAGCAACAGTTTCTTGAGGCACAGCAAAAAGGTAAAAAATGGAATTGGTCTTCTCTTCGGCCATCTGTAGTTGCAGGTACTGCATTGGGAAATCCGATGAATTTGGTTTCTGTAATTGCAGTTTATGCATCCATATCGAAAGAACTGGGTTTGCCTTTGCGTTTCCCTGGCAAATTAGGGGCTTATGATAAGCTTTTAGATATTACAGACGCTGGATTATTGGCAAAAGCAACGGTATGGGCGGCTACAAGCCCGGCATGTGCCAATCAAGCTTTTAATATAACCAATGGTGATTTGGTCCGCTGGAATGATCTTTGGCCTAAAATCGCAGCATATTTTAAAATGGATGCTGCACCTCCACTTCAAATGCCTTTGCAAACCGTAATGGCCGATAAATCGGCTTTATGGACACAGATGCAAGAAAAACATAACCTAGCCAAACATAGTTATGAAGACGTATCTTCATGGGCCTTTGGCGACTTTGTTTTTTCCTGGGATTACGATTTTTTCTCGGATGGTACCAAAGCAAGGCGATTGGGCTTCCACGAGTACGTTGATACTAAAAAAATGTTTTTTAATCTGTTTGACGAACTTAAACGTAAAAAAGTTATCCCGAATTAG